The following is a genomic window from Acidobacteriota bacterium.
GACGCCCCGGGCGCGAAGGCGAGCGTTCGCATGGCAGCCAGCGCAGACAATCCGTCGTGCGTCGGGCCCGGCAACGGCTGGTCCTGCACCATCGTCGTCGACGTCTTCATCTGGAAGATCGCCTCGCGCTTCGACTGATCGAAGCGCGTCTCCTTCATGCGCTGCCGGCTGTTCTCCTGGCTGAACACCGATCCGCGCTGGGGCAGGAGCGTGTAGACGTCCACCAGCGAGTCGGCCTTGTAGTACACCGCATACAACTTCGACACCAGCGACGTCGGACGGCCCTCGGCGACCAGGTAGTAGGCCGTCGAGCCGAACGAGGGCCGCTTGTCGCGAACGGTGAGCGTGGCGGTGCCAGCCGTCACGTAATCAGACCATGACACATCGTAGGTGAGGGCTTCGCCGGCCTTGAAGGGCACGACCTTCTCGGGGCCTGTTGGTCGTGCTGGTGCGGCGGGTGCTGTGCCGGGTTTCGCCGGCGCCGCCGTACCCGCCCTGGGCGGCGGCCCGACAGGCCCGCCCAGCCGCGACGGCAACCGCTGCGCCGCGGGTGCGATCGGCAGAGGGAGCAGAAGCATGAACGCCGTCAACAACGCTCGCCGCGTAAGCACCACAGATCCCATCGCTCTCAGTATCTGACGCTGCCCGGTTGCCGGTTGCCGGTTGCCCATTGCCGGTCTCAAGGTTTTCTCGCCACTACGGCGTAGTCGAGATGCGTGAACAGGAGGCTGTTGAGCTTGTCGACGTTCGCGTTGACG
Proteins encoded in this region:
- a CDS encoding DUF3108 domain-containing protein, translating into MLLLPLPIAPAAQRLPSRLGGPVGPPPRAGTAAPAKPGTAPAAPARPTGPEKVVPFKAGEALTYDVSWSDYVTAGTATLTVRDKRPSFGSTAYYLVAEGRPTSLVSKLYAVYYKADSLVDVYTLLPQRGSVFSQENSRQRMKETRFDQSKREAIFQMKTSTTMVQDQPLPGPTHDGLSALAAMRTLAFAPGASTSFAVSDSGYLYRVTLNVTGKETIQSGLGSSPAWKVVPSIRDAKGQAVGRGLAVWISDDARRLPVRIQAQLPVGSFVLTLRDAR